One genomic segment of Catalinimonas alkaloidigena includes these proteins:
- a CDS encoding OmpA family protein, which produces MKHLIGIVLLSVISINCHAQSFNKLIKMADKYYKDGFYTEAVNTYLLADEKEPGDLELAYRIGQAYLKSKYKDRALPYLKKVYENISNPKGQLLYNLALAYQYNHQFMEALDHFTAYREITDNTFAADQHIMQCAIGIEYFNNPKDVKITNLKSINSDNQDYAPLITADGNSLIFTSRREGSTGGDMAYDNNYYEDIYIAHKKNNQWAAPEKIKGAVNTNFHECGAAISPDGKQLFIYMDEGDGDFYVSTFNSKSWGEPKAVGGVNSPYRELSISMNGEGNKLYFSSNRPGGYGGFDIYVSTLDDFGRWGKPINLGPKINTSGDEDAPFIHADGETLYFSSTGHLGMGGFDIFKSKYLREKWTTPINLAFPINTAQDDNYFVITKNNEYGYYATAREDGLGGNDIYAILMDKRDFIQEKKDAPLMTLSRKKDKETFLVGKVRNIETGDFLEAEIILSDNEKNIVMTRTFSDPETGTFRISIPEGTNLGLTVESDGYLFYSQNIRSSALESYKDNTIDIALQESKVGTIGILKNIFFDTNKTNIRKESLVELNQIYTLLKAQPNIVIQINGHTDDIGDDAYNQQLSEKRARAVADYLLNYGLSADRITARGFGESKPIASNKFEENGRALNRRTEIEIIKILDTK; this is translated from the coding sequence ATGAAACACCTAATAGGCATAGTTCTCCTTTCTGTAATCTCAATAAATTGCCATGCTCAGTCATTCAATAAACTGATCAAAATGGCTGACAAATACTATAAAGATGGTTTTTATACTGAAGCTGTCAATACCTACCTTCTGGCAGATGAAAAAGAGCCCGGTGATCTGGAACTCGCTTACAGGATTGGTCAGGCTTACCTGAAAAGTAAGTATAAAGACAGAGCGTTACCTTATCTTAAAAAAGTATACGAAAACATATCCAACCCCAAAGGTCAGCTATTATACAATCTGGCATTGGCTTACCAGTACAACCATCAGTTTATGGAAGCGCTAGATCATTTTACTGCTTACCGTGAAATCACAGATAATACTTTTGCTGCTGATCAACATATTATGCAGTGCGCTATTGGCATTGAGTATTTCAATAACCCTAAAGATGTAAAAATAACTAACCTTAAAAGTATTAATTCAGATAATCAGGATTACGCACCACTGATAACAGCGGATGGCAATTCGTTAATTTTTACTTCCAGAAGAGAAGGCTCTACTGGTGGAGATATGGCTTATGACAACAACTATTATGAGGATATCTACATCGCACACAAAAAAAATAATCAGTGGGCTGCCCCTGAAAAAATAAAGGGTGCCGTAAATACCAATTTTCATGAGTGTGGAGCAGCTATCTCACCTGATGGTAAGCAGCTTTTCATCTATATGGATGAAGGAGATGGTGATTTTTACGTTTCCACCTTTAACAGTAAAAGCTGGGGGGAGCCTAAGGCAGTAGGAGGAGTAAACTCACCCTACCGGGAACTTTCCATATCCATGAACGGTGAAGGCAATAAACTGTATTTCTCCAGCAACCGCCCTGGAGGATACGGTGGTTTTGATATTTATGTCTCTACTTTAGATGACTTTGGCAGATGGGGAAAACCTATCAACCTAGGTCCAAAAATAAATACTTCAGGGGACGAAGATGCTCCTTTTATCCATGCTGATGGTGAGACATTGTACTTTAGCTCTACGGGCCATCTTGGAATGGGGGGATTTGATATTTTCAAGAGCAAATATCTCAGAGAAAAGTGGACCACTCCTATCAACTTGGCTTTTCCTATCAACACGGCGCAAGACGATAATTACTTTGTGATCACAAAAAATAATGAATATGGATACTACGCCACCGCCCGCGAAGATGGCTTGGGCGGAAATGACATCTATGCTATTCTGATGGATAAAAGAGATTTTATTCAGGAAAAGAAAGACGCGCCTTTGATGACGCTGTCAAGAAAAAAAGACAAAGAGACATTCCTGGTAGGAAAAGTACGTAATATTGAAACGGGTGACTTTTTGGAAGCGGAAATTATACTTTCTGATAATGAAAAGAACATCGTCATGACACGTACCTTTTCAGATCCCGAAACAGGTACATTCAGAATATCCATTCCGGAAGGCACCAACCTCGGACTTACTGTAGAGAGTGATGGTTATCTGTTCTATTCACAGAATATAAGATCGTCAGCCTTGGAGTCATACAAAGATAATACGATAGATATTGCCTTACAGGAAAGTAAGGTAGGTACGATTGGTATTTTGAAAAATATCTTTTTTGACACTAACAAAACTAATATACGCAAAGAATCTCTGGTTGAACTAAACCAGATTTATACCCTACTCAAAGCTCAACCCAATATCGTAATACAAATCAATGGGCATACTGATGATATAGGGGATGATGCGTATAACCAGCAATTATCA
- a CDS encoding type ISP restriction/modification enzyme, whose product MSDSKHSDFRRFLEYIFQEIYILELKNEDDGLAVLYLIKKAKATKTTNIQHTDVSLLKFNQEETKDFEELKWQNVYTDQQDYWLGLPESDFFQHLAIYDQKSSIFDSYQKGSARLMEAWFTDINPKLLEKKVKFVLRQYAKLHKKNDVSDPLINWPAHLLNMAEEGVTLTFDKQKIKKIELEPYVSVFAYVEEKLIAEENTGIPAIAYSQRHQYVYPLVNLWGSKFWNKFFVFPLNSQHLSGPSSLNISDSTLKNFKEHYQKKTKAHNQTFIVFPPEGITQTLDKIESVSRDLPVISKYPTQINNLLEEARHFTSDVELLTPPYKKIDEFKRKVLRLERDAIERKVIYQKVKAYIEELKDQLAILTRAHDDAKKDAEAVNKENIFYYTFAVLHDPEYPHKYQEFLEKELPRVPLYPGFRQWVAWGKLIFVAHTTEHNKSSIPSAIQMKEEIHEKKISKYFSYQFDVERGLIILTEQNKSVTLSNIPNQVWKYQFDGRYPFAHYLEYLLKWQRKKKKNQSQFNLPILDEPSEIIEQIKHLCSLSVQLVYIAEEMKDASRQPSL is encoded by the coding sequence TTGAGCGATTCAAAACACAGTGATTTCAGACGATTTCTGGAATATATTTTTCAGGAAATATACATTCTTGAATTGAAAAATGAAGATGATGGACTGGCTGTGCTGTACCTCATCAAAAAGGCAAAAGCTACAAAAACTACCAACATTCAACATACTGATGTTTCCCTCCTAAAATTTAACCAGGAGGAAACAAAAGATTTTGAAGAGCTAAAATGGCAAAACGTTTATACCGATCAACAGGATTATTGGTTAGGTTTACCGGAAAGCGATTTTTTTCAACATCTTGCTATTTACGATCAGAAATCGTCCATATTTGACAGCTACCAAAAGGGAAGTGCACGCCTGATGGAGGCCTGGTTTACTGATATCAACCCTAAACTGCTTGAAAAAAAGGTTAAATTTGTGCTCAGGCAATATGCGAAGCTCCACAAAAAAAATGATGTTTCCGACCCTTTGATAAACTGGCCTGCTCATTTACTCAATATGGCTGAAGAAGGAGTCACGCTGACTTTTGACAAACAAAAAATCAAAAAAATTGAGCTTGAACCTTATGTCTCAGTTTTTGCTTATGTGGAAGAAAAGCTGATTGCTGAGGAAAATACAGGTATTCCAGCAATAGCATATAGTCAACGACATCAATACGTATACCCGCTGGTCAATCTGTGGGGCAGCAAATTTTGGAACAAGTTTTTTGTTTTTCCATTGAACAGTCAGCATCTGAGCGGTCCCTCATCGCTAAATATTAGCGATAGTACTTTAAAAAACTTCAAAGAACACTATCAAAAAAAAACCAAAGCCCACAACCAGACTTTCATTGTTTTCCCGCCTGAAGGTATTACACAAACCCTTGATAAGATTGAAAGCGTGAGCCGTGACCTCCCGGTGATCAGTAAATATCCAACACAAATCAATAACTTGTTAGAAGAAGCACGCCACTTTACTTCTGATGTAGAATTACTTACCCCACCCTACAAAAAAATTGATGAGTTCAAGAGAAAAGTGCTTCGCCTTGAAAGAGATGCGATTGAAAGAAAAGTAATTTATCAAAAGGTAAAAGCCTACATAGAAGAGCTCAAAGATCAGCTTGCGATACTCACACGTGCGCATGACGATGCCAAAAAAGATGCAGAAGCGGTCAATAAAGAAAACATTTTTTACTATACCTTTGCCGTCTTACATGATCCTGAATACCCTCATAAATATCAGGAATTTTTAGAGAAAGAGCTTCCCAGAGTCCCCTTGTACCCCGGTTTCAGGCAGTGGGTAGCATGGGGAAAACTAATATTTGTAGCCCACACTACTGAACACAATAAAAGCAGCATACCTTCAGCGATACAAATGAAGGAAGAAATACACGAAAAGAAAATCAGCAAATATTTTAGTTATCAGTTTGATGTAGAAAGAGGGCTTATCATATTAACAGAGCAGAACAAATCAGTTACGTTAAGTAATATCCCGAATCAGGTCTGGAAGTATCAATTTGATGGGCGCTACCCTTTTGCACACTATTTAGAGTACCTCCTTAAATGGCAGCGTAAAAAGAAGAAAAATCAATCTCAATTCAACCTGCCTATACTTGATGAGCCTTCCGAAATCATTGAGCAAATTAAACATTTATGTAGTCTTTCAGTCCAGCTTGTCTATATTGCTGAAGAGATGAAAGATGCTTCTCGCCAGCCTTCTTTGTAG
- a CDS encoding YkgJ family cysteine cluster protein — protein MSIKKKVKAVEKLYKELDQEMQAFRQDTGMHCIAGCGKCCFKSDIEATVLEFLPLAYHLFVNNQAEQWLEKLRSYQEDQVCAILQTFSVDSRQGKCTSYPQRGLICRLFGFSAAFDKYGVKRLSTCSVIKTELPEIYSKAEHWVKEGKASPVMRNYYYRLCNVDHRLTDKFYPINQAIRLAIIEVLSYYCYRRAPKAS, from the coding sequence ATGTCCATCAAGAAAAAAGTAAAAGCAGTTGAAAAGCTTTATAAGGAACTGGATCAGGAGATGCAGGCCTTTCGTCAAGATACCGGTATGCACTGCATAGCAGGTTGTGGTAAATGTTGTTTTAAGTCAGATATAGAGGCAACCGTGCTTGAATTTTTACCACTTGCCTATCATTTATTTGTGAATAATCAGGCTGAACAGTGGTTAGAAAAATTAAGAAGCTATCAGGAAGATCAGGTTTGTGCGATCCTTCAGACATTCAGTGTTGACAGCCGACAGGGAAAATGCACCTCTTATCCACAGAGAGGGCTCATCTGTCGCCTTTTCGGATTTTCTGCAGCATTTGATAAATACGGAGTAAAAAGACTTTCTACTTGCAGTGTCATCAAAACAGAGCTCCCAGAAATATACAGTAAAGCGGAACATTGGGTAAAAGAAGGAAAGGCAAGTCCGGTTATGCGCAACTATTATTATCGTTTGTGCAATGTTGACCACAGGCTTACAGATAAGTTTTATCCTATCAATCAAGCGATCAGGTTAGCAATCATTGAAGTACTCAGCTATTACTGCTATCGCAGAGCACCTAAAGCATCTTAG
- a CDS encoding BNR-4 repeat-containing protein encodes MKKLSAFSLFLLWAYCLICIKVSAQTLDEPSAVKTFSDDGAWCWFSDPRAVYYEGKHQRTYASWVDSTGNILIGYYDHNSDQIETEVLHENLEIDDHDNPALHFTEDGRIMVFYAKHSRETPIYQLVSREPENINSWEERRSLTLNDTTTYAGYSKTYTYVNVWKVKDELFLLWRGMDFKPNYSISKDGGKTWTKGKILILPERIYRNRRPYVKVYSDGERLHIAFTDGHPRNETTNSIYYAYYEDGDFHKASGEKIISLSEVPFSPQQAEMVHDGSTSNKAWIWDIAADDDGNPVLTYASFPDDSSHYYHYARWNGKQWERQFLTHAGKWFPQTLAGTVEREMNYSGGVVLDHENPEIVYLSTEQNGIFEIEQWKRLEKGRWKAQQITSSSTLDNIRPYAVLNAEEGNPLQVFFLTNERYIHYTDYRSLIKMWLKGNE; translated from the coding sequence ATGAAAAAATTATCAGCATTTTCTCTTTTCCTGCTATGGGCTTATTGCCTTATCTGCATTAAAGTTTCAGCACAAACACTTGATGAACCATCAGCCGTAAAGACCTTTAGTGATGATGGTGCCTGGTGTTGGTTTTCTGACCCCAGGGCAGTTTACTATGAAGGTAAGCACCAAAGGACCTATGCCTCCTGGGTAGACTCAACCGGCAATATCCTGATTGGCTATTATGATCATAACAGTGATCAAATTGAAACCGAAGTACTGCACGAAAATCTGGAAATAGACGACCATGATAATCCCGCATTGCACTTTACTGAGGATGGACGTATCATGGTTTTTTATGCTAAACACTCTCGTGAAACACCTATCTACCAGCTAGTTAGTCGTGAGCCTGAAAATATAAACAGTTGGGAAGAAAGGCGTTCTTTAACACTAAATGATACCACAACCTACGCTGGCTATTCCAAAACTTACACTTATGTAAATGTATGGAAAGTTAAGGATGAGCTCTTTTTATTATGGAGGGGTATGGACTTTAAACCTAACTACTCTATCTCAAAGGATGGCGGAAAGACTTGGACGAAAGGTAAAATCCTGATTCTGCCTGAAAGAATATACCGAAACCGGAGGCCTTATGTAAAAGTCTATAGTGATGGTGAAAGGCTTCATATCGCTTTTACGGATGGTCACCCAAGAAATGAAACTACCAACAGTATCTACTATGCCTATTACGAGGATGGTGACTTTCATAAAGCCAGTGGAGAAAAAATAATATCTTTATCTGAGGTGCCCTTCAGTCCACAACAGGCAGAGATGGTGCATGATGGTTCTACATCCAACAAAGCCTGGATCTGGGATATCGCTGCGGATGATGATGGAAACCCTGTACTTACCTATGCCTCTTTTCCTGATGACTCCTCCCACTATTACCACTATGCACGATGGAACGGAAAGCAATGGGAACGCCAGTTCCTCACTCATGCCGGCAAGTGGTTTCCTCAAACATTGGCCGGAACCGTAGAAAGAGAAATGAATTATTCAGGAGGAGTGGTTTTGGATCATGAGAATCCTGAGATAGTCTATTTATCCACTGAGCAAAACGGAATATTTGAAATTGAACAGTGGAAAAGATTAGAAAAAGGGAGGTGGAAAGCACAACAAATCACTTCTTCATCAACACTGGATAACATACGCCCTTACGCGGTATTGAATGCTGAAGAAGGAAACCCGCTTCAGGTATTTTTCTTAACCAACGAACGTTATATTCATTACACTGACTATCGTTCACTGATTAAAATGTGGCTCAAAGGAAACGAATAG